A part of Capsicum annuum cultivar UCD-10X-F1 chromosome 6, UCD10Xv1.1, whole genome shotgun sequence genomic DNA contains:
- the LOC107873264 gene encoding THO complex subunit 4A has product MAEDSLYTSLDDIIKKNKQQGHGGRHEKRRRVRFYGSGPSRTGPSRRSINPRMIPYSMPQRRFTEGDVKMLGEDHGTKLFVSNLDYGVSNDDIRLLFSDVGELKEYALHYDNSGRSKGTAEVVFTHQSGALAAMRRYNNIQLDGRPMKIEVIGVNVPTHPVPHFASENLRGSFQRPGGAAYERARIERNHHKPVSATVSKKTPVSAEDLDADLDKYHSDAMHI; this is encoded by the exons ATGGCAGAGGACTCTCTGTACACGTCGTTGGATGATATTATCAAGAAGAACAAACAACAGGGACATGGGGGACGTCATGAAAAGCGCCGCCGTGTTCGATTTTATGGTTCTGGGCCTTCTAGGACTGGACCAAGTCGCCGTTCCATTAACCCTAGAATGATCCCCTACTCAATGCCCCAG CGTCGTTTTACAGAGGGAGACGTGAAGATGCTTGGAGAGGATCATGGGACCAAGCTGTTCGTATCTAACCTCGATTACGGGGTCTCCAACGATGACATCAGG CTGCTGTTTTCAGATGTTGGTGAGCTTAAAGAATATGCGCTGCATTATGATAACTCAGGCAGGTCAAAG GGAACTGCAGAAGTGGTCTTCACACATCAGTCTGGTGCTTTAGCTGCTATGCGTAGATACAACAACATACAGCTTGACGGTAGACCAATGAAAATTGAGGTGATTGGGGTGAATGTTCCAACTCATCCAGTGCCTCATTTTGCATCAGAAAATTTGCGAGGAAGTTTCCAGAG ACCAGGAGGAGCAGCATATGAAAGGGCTCGTATAGAAAGAAACCATCATAAACCTGTCTCAGCTACAGTTTCAAAAAAAACACCCGTCTCAGCTGAAGATCTTGATGCTGATTTGGACAAGTATCATTCTGATGCTATGCACATTTAA